In Blastopirellula sediminis, the following proteins share a genomic window:
- a CDS encoding DUF1552 domain-containing protein: MSHQVHFSFGKKLSRRTMLRSAGVAMSMPWLSAMNQAFAGSDKPAAPRRFVAMTLGLGLHAENLNPTGVGKDYEPSLYLQGLQDIRDRFTVISGTSHPGVNGGHRAEASLLSATPMGSGAQSRTTISVDQLLAKHLGNQTRFPSLVLSSAGSNSPSYTENGSMIPAESSPARLFLQLFVTDSPAEQKKQIHRARQGQSIMDLVAEDAKALQRELGDSDRDRLDAYFTSVRELEKRMVDAEEWANRPKPEVDYAKPIDISNPNDFIGRQRLMNDMIRLALSTDSTRFVSYHLGGSGGVVPIKGVDEGYHSLSHHGRDEEKLAQLALIETEIVRAYGDFLRGLDKTEEDGETLLDRTSVLLTSNLGNASNHDNRNMPVLFAGGGFRHGQHLAFDQKKNYPLPNLYLSMLQKTGLEVDQFATSTGTMTGLDG, from the coding sequence ATGTCGCACCAGGTTCACTTCAGCTTTGGAAAAAAACTGAGCCGCCGAACCATGTTGCGCAGCGCCGGCGTGGCGATGTCGATGCCGTGGCTGAGCGCCATGAACCAAGCCTTCGCCGGCAGCGACAAACCGGCCGCTCCGCGCCGCTTTGTGGCGATGACGCTCGGTCTTGGTCTGCATGCCGAAAACCTGAATCCGACCGGCGTCGGCAAAGACTACGAACCGTCCCTTTATCTGCAGGGCCTGCAAGACATCCGTGATCGCTTCACGGTCATCTCCGGAACTTCGCACCCCGGCGTCAACGGCGGCCACCGCGCCGAAGCGAGCCTCTTGAGCGCTACGCCGATGGGCAGCGGCGCCCAGTCACGCACCACGATCTCGGTCGATCAGTTGCTCGCCAAGCACTTGGGAAATCAGACGCGATTCCCATCGCTGGTCCTCAGCTCGGCCGGCAGCAACAGCCCGTCCTACACCGAGAACGGCTCGATGATCCCGGCCGAAAGTTCGCCGGCCCGCTTGTTCCTGCAGCTCTTTGTGACCGACTCTCCGGCCGAACAGAAGAAGCAAATCCATCGTGCTCGTCAGGGGCAGAGCATCATGGATCTGGTCGCCGAAGACGCCAAAGCGCTGCAGCGCGAACTGGGGGACAGCGACCGCGATCGCCTGGACGCCTACTTCACCAGCGTGCGTGAGTTGGAGAAGCGGATGGTCGACGCCGAAGAATGGGCCAATCGCCCGAAACCGGAAGTCGACTACGCCAAGCCGATCGACATCTCCAACCCGAACGACTTCATCGGCCGCCAGCGGTTGATGAACGATATGATTCGCTTGGCCTTGTCGACCGACTCGACGCGGTTCGTTTCGTATCACCTTGGCGGTTCCGGCGGCGTCGTGCCGATCAAAGGGGTCGACGAAGGGTATCACTCGCTCAGCCATCACGGCCGCGACGAAGAAAAGCTGGCCCAGTTGGCGCTGATCGAAACCGAAATCGTCCGCGCCTACGGCGACTTCCTCCGCGGTTTGGACAAGACCGAAGAAGATGGCGAAACGCTGCTCGATCGGACTTCGGTCTTGCTGACCAGCAACCTCGGCAACGCGTCGAACCACGACAACCGCAACATGCCGGTCCTCTTCGCCGGCGGCGGTTTCCGCCATGGTCAGCACTTGGCCTTCGATCAAAAGAAGAACTACCCGCTGCCGAACCTCTATCTCTCGATGCTGCAAAAGACCGGCCTGGAAGTCGATCAGTTCGCAACCAGCACCGGCACGATGACCGGCCTGGACGGCTAA
- a CDS encoding DUF1559 domain-containing protein: MNSIRPHSRGFTLVELLVVIAIIGVLIALLLPAVQQAREAARRMSCSNNLKQVGLAIHNYHDTHLKLPIGVQYYWHSNFLVHLLPFLEQGNIYDQLQFNNSSAMLFDSTSLSGYRLANYNVMKGFNAPAYQCPSSPLPEWAENPGGPVECGTTSYIGVAGAPTSATSVTDPTGQGRCIAAGQGYICSNGTLIPNESIKLASVTDGTTNTIIVAEQSNWTISSTGATIDQRNSSRRGAWIGAYLTGYPGGPNGSAWNTGNAYNISTIRYGVGFRTLASGSGGNHQTGTNTPIHSAHPGGAMVVRCDAGVSFLPETIDWGVLRNLCIRDDGNVITPNPL, translated from the coding sequence ATGAATTCGATTCGTCCTCATTCACGTGGATTTACTCTGGTAGAGCTGTTGGTGGTGATCGCCATCATCGGCGTCTTGATCGCTTTGCTGTTGCCGGCCGTGCAGCAAGCGCGGGAAGCGGCGCGGCGAATGTCGTGCAGCAACAACCTGAAGCAGGTCGGCCTGGCGATTCACAACTATCATGACACGCACTTGAAGCTGCCGATCGGAGTTCAGTACTACTGGCACTCCAACTTCCTGGTTCACCTGCTGCCGTTCCTGGAGCAAGGAAACATCTATGATCAGCTGCAGTTCAACAATTCGTCGGCGATGCTGTTCGACTCGACATCCCTGTCCGGCTACCGTTTGGCGAATTACAACGTGATGAAAGGATTCAACGCGCCCGCCTACCAATGCCCGTCGAGCCCATTGCCCGAGTGGGCCGAGAATCCTGGCGGCCCGGTCGAGTGCGGCACCACTTCTTACATCGGCGTCGCCGGCGCCCCGACGAGCGCCACCAGCGTGACCGATCCGACAGGGCAGGGGCGCTGTATCGCCGCCGGACAAGGCTACATCTGCAGCAACGGGACGCTGATCCCGAACGAATCGATCAAACTGGCGTCGGTCACCGATGGGACGACCAACACGATCATCGTCGCCGAGCAATCGAACTGGACGATCAGTTCGACCGGCGCCACGATCGACCAGCGCAACAGCAGCCGCCGCGGAGCGTGGATCGGCGCCTATCTAACCGGCTATCCCGGCGGGCCGAACGGCAGCGCGTGGAATACCGGCAACGCTTACAACATTTCGACGATCCGGTATGGAGTCGGCTTTCGCACGCTCGCTTCGGGGAGCGGCGGCAATCATCAGACCGGCACCAATACTCCGATTCATTCCGCCCATCCCGGCGGAGCGATGGTGGTCCGCTGCGACGCCGGCGTTAGTTTTCTGCCGGAAACGATCGACTGGGGCGTACTTCGCAATCTCTGCATTCGGGACGACGGCAACGTGATTACGCCTAATCCGCTGTAG
- a CDS encoding alpha/beta hydrolase family protein, whose protein sequence is MTTRISSFARNVLTFVSLLLLVSAVMGEEPSKVPSDNGVTRSFERMADSLKPDLAWDAKTPAEHDVWRAKMQPAIVGLLGKMPERVPLEVEWAEEEKFEKYTRYKIYVRTEPNYWAPVYYFVPHERKGKVPALICLHGHSGIDPYIRLNETPEQKKKTDEHQLDYACYMAEHGYVTAAMVVRGWNETCGRQDRGVKTPPRSCHEMSMNALLLGMTPQGIRCWDAMRVVDFLQTREEVDPDKIGVCGLSGGGTLTMYMPILDDRIKLAMIAGAFSDYKTSIYSIDHCICNCLPGVMEHGEMADVVALFAPRPVLLINGIDDPIFPIDGAREGFGKLKEVYGVLGVPDRVDADFFAGGHQWSNNKTISFLKQHFGQ, encoded by the coding sequence GTGACGACTCGCATTTCCTCCTTCGCCCGCAACGTGCTGACGTTCGTTTCGCTTCTGCTGCTGGTTTCGGCCGTGATGGGCGAAGAGCCCTCGAAAGTTCCCTCCGATAACGGCGTGACGCGCAGCTTTGAGCGGATGGCCGATTCGCTGAAACCTGATTTGGCGTGGGACGCGAAGACGCCGGCCGAGCATGACGTGTGGCGTGCGAAGATGCAGCCGGCGATCGTCGGGCTGTTGGGAAAAATGCCGGAGCGCGTGCCGCTGGAAGTGGAGTGGGCGGAAGAAGAGAAGTTCGAGAAGTACACGCGCTACAAGATCTACGTCCGAACCGAGCCGAACTACTGGGCGCCGGTTTATTACTTCGTACCGCACGAGCGCAAAGGAAAAGTCCCGGCGTTGATCTGCCTGCACGGACACAGCGGCATTGATCCCTATATTCGCCTGAACGAAACGCCGGAGCAAAAGAAAAAGACCGACGAGCACCAACTCGACTACGCCTGCTACATGGCCGAGCATGGTTACGTCACTGCGGCGATGGTGGTCCGGGGCTGGAACGAAACGTGCGGACGGCAAGATCGTGGCGTCAAAACGCCGCCGCGCAGCTGTCATGAAATGAGCATGAACGCGCTGCTGCTCGGCATGACGCCGCAAGGGATTCGCTGCTGGGACGCGATGCGGGTGGTCGACTTTTTGCAAACGCGCGAGGAGGTCGATCCTGACAAGATCGGCGTTTGCGGACTTTCCGGCGGCGGTACGCTGACGATGTACATGCCGATCCTCGACGACCGGATCAAGCTGGCGATGATCGCCGGCGCCTTCTCAGACTACAAGACGTCGATCTATTCGATCGATCACTGCATCTGCAATTGTCTCCCCGGCGTGATGGAACATGGGGAGATGGCCGACGTCGTCGCGCTGTTTGCGCCGCGGCCGGTCTTGCTGATCAACGGCATCGACGATCCGATCTTCCCAATCGACGGCGCCCGGGAAGGATTCGGCAAACTGAAGGAGGTTTACGGCGTGCTCGGCGTGCCGGACCGCGTCGACGCCGACTTCTTCGCTGGCGGCCATCAGTGGTCGAACAACAAGACGATCAGCTTCTTGAAACAGCACTTCGGTCAGTAG
- a CDS encoding Gfo/Idh/MocA family protein, translated as MATNGDLNRKLRMALVGGGSGSFIGRVHATAAVLDNRAALVAGALSSNPEKAKASAPDYDIPEARAYGSVTELLEKENALPEDQRIDFVSVATPNFTHFEIAKAAVQAGFNVICDKPMTFDLAQAEELLKVVETSNSVFAVSHNYTGYPLVRQARQMIKNGDLGEINAIRVQYIQGWLRTKLEDSDQKQAAWRTDPKKSGAAGCFGDIATHAYNLGRYMTGLLPEEISCHLKTFVPGRALDDYGTAIVKFENGALGSVTASQISHGRENDLSIEIDGTKGSLQWRQENPNEMIVRANGEPHKIYTRDPNAPYMTELGAASCRLPSGHPEAFFEAFANVYRASYDAMAARALGQKFEKKDTVYPNVYDGVEGMYFIQQCVASSQEGGAWLPLKHPAARR; from the coding sequence ATGGCAACCAACGGAGATCTCAACCGCAAGCTGCGCATGGCCCTGGTCGGCGGCGGCTCTGGCTCGTTCATCGGCCGAGTTCACGCGACGGCGGCGGTATTGGACAATCGCGCCGCCTTGGTCGCAGGGGCGCTCAGTTCCAACCCGGAGAAGGCGAAGGCCTCGGCGCCGGACTATGACATTCCGGAAGCTCGCGCCTACGGCAGCGTCACCGAGTTGCTCGAAAAAGAAAACGCGCTTCCCGAAGATCAGCGGATCGACTTCGTCTCGGTCGCCACGCCGAACTTCACCCACTTTGAAATCGCCAAAGCGGCGGTCCAAGCCGGCTTCAACGTCATCTGCGACAAGCCGATGACCTTTGACCTGGCGCAAGCCGAAGAGCTGCTCAAAGTGGTCGAAACGTCGAACTCGGTCTTCGCCGTCTCTCACAACTACACCGGCTACCCGTTGGTTCGTCAGGCTCGCCAGATGATCAAGAATGGCGATCTCGGCGAGATCAACGCGATTCGCGTGCAGTACATCCAAGGTTGGCTCCGCACCAAGTTGGAAGATAGCGACCAGAAGCAAGCCGCCTGGCGTACCGATCCGAAGAAGAGCGGCGCCGCCGGTTGCTTTGGCGACATCGCGACTCACGCCTACAACCTGGGACGCTACATGACTGGGCTGTTGCCGGAAGAAATCAGCTGCCACCTGAAGACCTTCGTTCCGGGCCGCGCGCTCGACGACTACGGTACGGCGATCGTGAAGTTTGAAAACGGGGCGCTCGGTTCGGTTACCGCTTCGCAGATCAGCCATGGCCGCGAAAACGACCTGTCGATCGAAATCGACGGCACCAAAGGTTCGCTCCAGTGGCGGCAGGAAAACCCGAACGAAATGATCGTTCGCGCCAACGGCGAGCCGCACAAGATCTATACCCGCGACCCGAACGCTCCTTACATGACCGAACTGGGCGCCGCTTCGTGCCGCTTGCCGAGCGGTCACCCGGAAGCGTTCTTCGAAGCGTTCGCCAACGTCTATCGCGCGTCTTACGACGCGATGGCGGCCCGAGCGCTAGGTCAGAAGTTCGAGAAGAAGGACACGGTCTATCCGAACGTCTACGACGGCGTCGAAGGGATGTACTTCATCCAGCAATGCGTCGCCAGCAGTCAAGAAGGCGGCGCCTGGTTGCCGCTGAAGCACCCGGCCGCTCGCCGCTAA
- a CDS encoding phosphatase PAP2 family protein, whose protein sequence is MSTIESSQSKGVLPLRAADPGGNEPRTLKQAIWRERWSILVPLVSLLAFTALCYVLPVDMTCSRYYYVNGFYGWYAETWFIENLFYSLSPIPGIVLGAGAIIVLVVGRWSPEIAVRKPVAQFLLLAVLAGPLLLVNTLIKPTIARPRPNQLEEFGGDRPKGVEYVAPWQLSEVNGKSFPSGHASMGFIWMAPAFLFWRRNRLAVAGWLTLGIAFGAAIGFFRVAVGAHFLSDIVWSCGIVYFSGLAVYLLVGGWRDGAFQAQQPDKGNEITAASEAAAQGLQPEAKAA, encoded by the coding sequence ATGTCGACGATCGAATCTAGTCAAAGCAAAGGGGTGTTGCCGCTCCGCGCCGCCGATCCCGGCGGAAACGAGCCGCGTACTCTGAAGCAGGCGATCTGGCGTGAGCGGTGGTCGATTCTGGTCCCCTTGGTCTCGCTGCTGGCCTTCACCGCCCTCTGCTACGTTCTTCCGGTCGATATGACTTGCTCGCGCTATTATTACGTGAACGGGTTCTACGGTTGGTATGCGGAAACGTGGTTCATCGAGAATCTCTTTTATTCGCTCAGTCCCATTCCTGGCATCGTATTGGGAGCGGGAGCGATCATCGTGCTGGTGGTCGGTCGCTGGTCTCCGGAGATCGCAGTTCGCAAACCGGTCGCTCAGTTTTTGTTGCTCGCGGTGCTAGCGGGCCCCTTACTGCTGGTAAACACCTTGATCAAACCGACGATTGCTCGTCCCCGTCCCAATCAGCTGGAAGAGTTCGGCGGCGATCGCCCGAAAGGGGTTGAGTACGTTGCACCGTGGCAACTGTCGGAAGTTAACGGCAAATCGTTTCCGAGCGGCCACGCTTCGATGGGCTTTATCTGGATGGCGCCAGCTTTCCTTTTCTGGCGGCGAAATCGGCTAGCAGTCGCCGGCTGGCTGACGCTAGGAATCGCATTTGGGGCGGCGATTGGATTTTTCCGCGTTGCGGTCGGCGCACATTTTCTCAGTGATATTGTCTGGTCATGCGGAATTGTCTATTTTTCCGGCCTTGCTGTGTACCTTCTCGTAGGCGGCTGGCGTGACGGAGCTTTCCAAGCCCAGCAGCCCGACAAGGGAAACGAGATCACGGCCGCATCGGAAGCGGCTGCTCAGGGCCTGCAACCGGAAGCAAAAGCGGCTTAG
- a CDS encoding LptF/LptG family permease has protein sequence MRTIQTYVVWEVFKIFFLCLLASVLLMVVGGGLNEGLKKGLPPGIILGMMPYFVPEMLRFTIPGCLLFAICTVFGRMAASNEIVALKSAGINPIEIIWPVLVATYGLSFVTFGLYDVCAGWSRPNMHRIIIQSLDDTAYSMLRTQKSFSMRGFSVRVKGVDGRRLIEPFITVQPTGGGPEVTLTAEEAQLESNPETGALQVVCRNSFIESGDGTSFWQAEPFVQQITQLGTLDQDLNSASPAALTLQNIPAQIAREAKLLEDTIYSLQMGRDPDSVANEAESHQKRLWRLQAERQRRLSNGLGCFCFACVGIPVAMWRKTSDNVTTFFLCFLPILGVYYPLLVTGETMARDGVFAPYSVWLADVVLLAIGGLLLWKLNRN, from the coding sequence ATGAGGACGATTCAAACGTACGTCGTGTGGGAGGTCTTTAAGATCTTCTTTCTCTGTCTGCTCGCCAGCGTCTTATTGATGGTGGTCGGCGGCGGCTTGAACGAAGGTCTGAAGAAAGGACTCCCGCCGGGCATCATTCTCGGAATGATGCCTTACTTCGTGCCGGAAATGCTCCGGTTTACGATCCCCGGCTGTTTGCTGTTCGCCATCTGCACCGTCTTCGGCCGGATGGCCGCCTCCAACGAAATCGTCGCGCTGAAGTCGGCCGGCATCAATCCGATCGAAATCATCTGGCCGGTGTTGGTCGCCACTTACGGACTTAGCTTCGTCACCTTCGGACTGTACGACGTCTGCGCGGGGTGGTCTCGCCCGAACATGCATCGGATCATCATCCAATCGCTCGACGACACCGCCTACAGCATGCTCCGGACGCAAAAGTCATTCAGCATGCGGGGCTTCTCTGTACGGGTAAAGGGGGTCGATGGACGTCGCTTGATCGAACCGTTCATCACCGTGCAGCCGACCGGCGGCGGTCCGGAAGTGACGCTGACGGCCGAAGAAGCGCAGCTCGAATCAAACCCCGAAACGGGCGCGCTGCAGGTCGTCTGCCGCAACAGCTTCATCGAATCGGGAGACGGCACCAGCTTTTGGCAAGCCGAACCGTTCGTCCAACAGATCACGCAGCTTGGCACGCTTGATCAAGACTTGAATAGCGCTTCGCCGGCAGCGCTGACGCTGCAGAACATTCCTGCGCAAATCGCCCGCGAAGCGAAGCTGCTGGAAGATACGATTTACTCACTGCAGATGGGACGCGATCCCGATTCGGTCGCTAACGAGGCGGAATCGCATCAAAAGCGACTATGGCGATTGCAGGCCGAACGCCAACGACGATTGTCGAACGGGCTCGGCTGTTTTTGCTTCGCCTGCGTCGGCATTCCGGTGGCGATGTGGCGGAAGACGAGCGACAACGTGACGACGTTCTTCCTCTGCTTTTTGCCAATTTTGGGAGTCTACTATCCGCTGCTGGTAACCGGCGAAACGATGGCGCGCGATGGAGTGTTCGCCCCGTATTCGGTTTGGCTAGCCGACGTCGTCCTGCTGGCGATCGGCGGATTGTTACTGTGGAAATTAAACCGCAACTAA
- a CDS encoding ArnT family glycosyltransferase: MTATNMDVPATEQTTTTFPWRKATWILIAGLLAFRILYTAFVPLDLVHDEAYYWDWSRQLDWGYYSKPPMIAWIIALSTSVFGDTELAVRLPAAVLGTLGLVFVFLLAERMFDAKCGFFAVLLSALTPGNAALGLLMTIDAPFLFFWVAALYFFWRALEEDANTWVWFPLTTLAIGLGLLSKQTTFGFLALGGLFILISRKDRGQLVRPGLWICAIAALAFLTPVIIWNAQHDWITAQHTSEHFQAEPFGPVKRISLALEFIGGLFGVVSPVTFFLFASLSFTGLLSIRSLNRREQYLLCFSAIPLTLILILSLKQRIELNWPAPVFPAGIILCVGWALQKASIPFPLAAGSFHLRRAVVAGAIFTLATYALPFALGMFGLVGSKVDPIVRLRGWEQLGQIVGAEIEKAGVEDALIITTGGRVSTAELAFYLPNQPRVYAWKGDDQVMSQYDVWGGPTQVAGRTAVLVTPVYQNVPPELAAAFSSVTKIGRVTVAINETRKHEFDLYRADNFAYWPGPQGQQTMVANRPGDPKAR, from the coding sequence ATGACCGCGACGAACATGGATGTTCCTGCGACCGAACAAACGACGACCACCTTCCCCTGGCGAAAAGCGACCTGGATCCTGATCGCGGGGCTGTTGGCGTTTCGTATTCTCTACACGGCGTTTGTGCCGCTCGACCTGGTTCACGACGAAGCCTACTACTGGGATTGGTCGCGCCAGCTCGATTGGGGCTACTACAGCAAACCGCCGATGATCGCGTGGATCATTGCGCTTTCGACCAGCGTCTTCGGCGATACCGAACTGGCGGTCCGTCTGCCGGCCGCGGTTCTCGGCACGTTGGGACTGGTCTTCGTCTTCCTGCTGGCCGAACGCATGTTCGACGCCAAGTGCGGCTTCTTCGCGGTGTTGTTGTCGGCGCTGACGCCGGGCAACGCGGCGCTGGGGCTGTTGATGACGATCGACGCGCCGTTCCTCTTCTTCTGGGTTGCGGCTCTTTATTTCTTCTGGCGCGCCTTGGAAGAAGATGCGAACACTTGGGTCTGGTTTCCGCTCACGACCCTCGCGATTGGACTCGGCTTACTTTCGAAACAAACGACCTTCGGCTTTTTGGCGCTCGGCGGTCTGTTCATCCTGATCAGCCGCAAAGATCGCGGGCAACTGGTTCGTCCCGGCTTGTGGATTTGCGCGATCGCGGCGCTCGCCTTTTTGACGCCGGTGATCATCTGGAACGCCCAGCATGATTGGATCACCGCCCAACATACCTCCGAACATTTCCAGGCCGAGCCGTTCGGGCCGGTCAAACGAATCTCGCTCGCCCTGGAATTCATCGGCGGGCTCTTCGGCGTCGTGTCGCCGGTCACTTTCTTCCTGTTCGCTTCGCTGTCGTTTACCGGGCTACTGTCGATCCGGTCGCTCAATCGCCGCGAACAGTACCTGCTTTGCTTTAGCGCGATTCCGCTGACGCTGATCCTGATTTTGAGCCTGAAGCAGCGAATTGAACTCAACTGGCCGGCGCCGGTCTTTCCGGCCGGGATCATCCTGTGCGTCGGTTGGGCGCTGCAAAAGGCGTCGATTCCGTTTCCATTGGCGGCCGGATCGTTTCACCTGCGCCGCGCTGTCGTGGCCGGAGCGATCTTTACGCTAGCGACCTACGCGCTGCCGTTCGCCCTCGGCATGTTTGGCCTGGTCGGCAGCAAGGTCGACCCGATCGTGCGCTTGCGAGGCTGGGAACAACTGGGACAAATCGTCGGCGCCGAAATTGAGAAGGCGGGCGTCGAAGATGCGCTGATCATCACCACCGGCGGCCGCGTTTCGACCGCCGAGTTGGCCTTCTACCTGCCGAATCAACCGCGGGTCTACGCCTGGAAGGGGGACGATCAGGTAATGTCGCAGTACGACGTCTGGGGCGGCCCGACGCAAGTGGCTGGTCGCACCGCGGTGTTGGTGACGCCTGTTTATCAGAATGTGCCGCCAGAGCTAGCGGCGGCGTTCTCGAGCGTCACGAAGATCGGCCGCGTGACGGTTGCGATCAACGAGACGCGTAAGCATGAGTTCGACCTCTATCGCGCCGACAACTTCGCCTACTGGCCGGGACCGCAAGGACAGCAGACGATGGTCGCCAATCGCCCGGGTGATCCCAAAGCTCGCTAA
- a CDS encoding FkbM family methyltransferase, with translation MTFLQHLHMLARCWRYRLRSEAADLAELARLDLKGRTAIDIGANRGIYCYWLSKFVGPQGKVIGFELQPELHDALEGFKRRSSMRNVEVVMQGLSNKSGLIRIHRSHAGSTGACVIGETTASTTAEIPEGYGKLARLDDYCREHNIRNVAVIKCDVEGHERQVFEGAEETLRRHKPVLLFEAFNSLIEEDGLFDYLGSLGYAGYFFSEGKRYDAKQFKTAPFRRADCVHRNYFFTPTAEAQKLHPAAVRYSRSYPVSA, from the coding sequence ATGACGTTCTTGCAACACCTCCATATGTTGGCCCGTTGTTGGCGTTACCGGTTGCGCAGCGAGGCGGCGGATCTCGCCGAGCTCGCGCGGCTTGACCTGAAGGGTCGCACGGCGATCGATATCGGCGCTAATCGCGGCATCTACTGCTATTGGCTAAGCAAGTTCGTCGGTCCGCAAGGGAAAGTGATCGGCTTTGAGCTGCAGCCGGAATTGCACGACGCGCTCGAAGGCTTCAAACGCCGCAGTTCGATGCGGAACGTCGAAGTGGTGATGCAGGGACTCTCGAACAAGAGCGGCCTCATTCGGATTCATCGCAGCCACGCGGGCTCAACCGGCGCTTGCGTCATCGGCGAGACGACCGCTTCCACCACCGCGGAAATCCCCGAAGGTTACGGCAAATTGGCTCGTCTCGACGACTACTGCCGCGAGCACAACATCCGCAACGTCGCCGTGATCAAGTGCGACGTCGAAGGACATGAACGCCAGGTCTTTGAAGGCGCTGAAGAGACGCTTCGTCGCCACAAGCCGGTGCTGCTATTTGAAGCGTTCAATTCCCTTATCGAAGAAGACGGACTGTTCGACTACCTAGGGAGCCTCGGATACGCCGGCTACTTCTTCAGCGAGGGGAAGCGTTACGACGCCAAGCAATTCAAAACGGCGCCGTTCCGCCGCGCCGATTGCGTCCACCGCAACTACTTCTTCACCCCGACCGCGGAAGCGCAAAAACTGCACCCGGCGGCGGTCCGGTATTCACGCTCGTATCCGGTCTCGGCGTAA
- the lepA gene encoding translation elongation factor 4 yields MASIDQKYIRNFCIIAHIDHGKSTLADRLMEKTGTVTSREMKEQLLDGMELERERGITIKAKAVAMRYKYKGHEYELNLIDTPGHVDFQYEVSRSLSCCEGAVLLADAFQGVEAQTVANGFMAMEHDLKIIPCLSKIDLNHARPKEVIEEMEQTLAVMPDEVQAISGKTGAGVEELLAAIIESVPAPTGSRDDVLQAMVFDSHYDKFRGAVTYVRVMNGRVKKGDKIRFLKGETTHDVVEVGQFAPQPRPCDELCAGQVGYLICNIKSLELVNIGDTISIPGPDAAPALPGYQEPKRMVFCGLYPSDGQDFEQLREALNKLRINDPSFIFEPETSDALGFGFRCGFLGLLHMEIVQQRLEQESDVDLVQTAPNVTYKIVNKKGELVEIHKPQDVPDSGDIEEFLQPIVRVSLLQPSEYIGPVMQLCTERRGVQVRTEYLSPTRAMLVYDLPLAEVIYDLHDKLKSATRGYGTMDYEIRDYVPADLVRLDILVNGKRVDALSIICNRADADRRGRAVVKKLKGEIDRHMFEVAIQAAIGTRVIARETVRALAKNVTAKCYGGDITRKRKLWAKQKEGKKRMKSIGSVDIPQKAFMAVLETGDEK; encoded by the coding sequence ATGGCCTCGATCGACCAAAAATACATTCGCAACTTCTGCATCATCGCCCATATCGACCACGGCAAGAGCACCCTCGCCGACCGTCTGATGGAAAAGACGGGGACGGTCACGTCGCGCGAGATGAAAGAGCAGCTGCTGGACGGCATGGAGCTGGAGCGCGAGCGGGGCATCACGATCAAAGCGAAAGCCGTCGCGATGCGCTACAAGTACAAAGGGCATGAGTACGAGCTGAACCTGATCGATACGCCTGGGCACGTCGACTTCCAATACGAAGTCTCCCGTTCGCTCAGCTGCTGCGAAGGGGCGGTGCTGCTCGCCGACGCGTTCCAAGGGGTCGAAGCTCAAACTGTCGCCAACGGCTTTATGGCGATGGAACATGACCTGAAGATCATCCCTTGCTTGAGCAAGATCGACCTGAATCACGCTCGCCCCAAGGAAGTGATCGAGGAGATGGAGCAGACGCTGGCGGTCATGCCGGACGAGGTCCAGGCGATCAGCGGCAAAACCGGCGCCGGCGTCGAAGAGCTGCTGGCCGCGATCATCGAATCGGTCCCGGCCCCAACCGGCTCGCGTGACGACGTGTTGCAAGCGATGGTGTTCGACTCGCACTACGACAAGTTCCGCGGCGCCGTCACCTACGTCCGCGTGATGAACGGTCGGGTGAAAAAGGGAGACAAGATCCGCTTCCTCAAAGGAGAGACGACGCATGACGTGGTTGAAGTCGGCCAGTTCGCTCCACAGCCGCGCCCTTGCGACGAATTGTGCGCCGGCCAGGTCGGCTACTTAATCTGCAACATCAAGTCGCTGGAACTGGTCAACATCGGCGATACGATCAGCATTCCTGGTCCCGACGCCGCACCGGCCCTGCCCGGTTATCAAGAGCCGAAGCGGATGGTGTTTTGCGGGCTTTATCCGTCGGATGGCCAGGACTTCGAACAACTCCGCGAAGCGCTCAACAAGTTACGGATCAACGATCCGAGCTTCATCTTCGAACCGGAAACAAGCGACGCGCTTGGCTTCGGATTCCGCTGCGGCTTCCTCGGTCTGTTGCACATGGAAATCGTGCAGCAGCGATTGGAGCAGGAATCGGACGTCGACCTGGTGCAAACCGCGCCGAACGTCACCTACAAAATCGTCAATAAAAAGGGTGAGTTGGTCGAGATCCACAAGCCGCAGGATGTGCCGGACTCGGGCGATATCGAAGAGTTCCTGCAACCGATCGTCCGCGTCAGCTTGCTCCAGCCGAGCGAATATATCGGCCCGGTGATGCAGCTCTGCACCGAACGCCGCGGCGTGCAGGTTCGGACCGAATACCTTTCGCCGACCCGTGCGATGCTCGTCTACGATCTGCCGCTCGCGGAAGTGATCTACGACCTGCATGACAAGCTGAAGAGCGCCACGCGCGGTTACGGCACGATGGATTACGAAATCCGCGATTACGTGCCGGCCGACCTGGTTCGTCTCGACATCCTGGTCAACGGCAAGCGGGTCGACGCCCTCTCGATCATCTGCAACCGAGCCGACGCCGATCGTCGCGGCCGTGCAGTGGTCAAGAAGCTGAAGGGGGAAATTGACCGGCACATGTTCGAAGTCGCGATTCAAGCGGCGATCGGCACGCGGGTCATCGCTCGCGAAACGGTTCGCGCCCTCGCCAAGAACGTGACCGCCAAGTGCTACGGCGGCGACATCACGCGTAAACGCAAGCTCTGGGCGAAGCAGAAGGAAGGGAAGAAGCGGATGAAGTCGATCGGCTCGGTCGATATCCCGCAAAAAGCCTTCATGGCGGTGCTGGAAACCGGCGACGAGAAGTAG